A window of the Scophthalmus maximus strain ysfricsl-2021 chromosome 8, ASM2237912v1, whole genome shotgun sequence genome harbors these coding sequences:
- the LOC118312497 gene encoding HMG box-containing protein 4 isoform X6, which translates to MTQQSGYCGTEPELCGVDFLPAYPVCVRGGEEEANPSSVLEYSFYLDDQHGTVMGPVSPPDTTMIQRPCPFIPLPSPVTTIATAIDLNPAVSSPMTDSCSPICSMCNPTASDRDTLRSTSTSPGCSDRDPVCAAAHLHLLGESLSLIGHHLQQTDKMVCVSSSLSLLLDSLLCALAPITCLTAQIPELRSCTQHTLASTLENIAYVMPGL; encoded by the exons ATGACACAACAGTCTG GTTATTGTGGAACTGAACCTGAACTCTGTGGAGTGGACTTCCTGCCTGCCTATCCAGTCTGCgtgcgaggaggagaagaagag GCGAATCCAAGCTCCGTGCTCGAGTACTCGTTCTATCTAGATGACCAGCACGGCACCGTCATGGGACCCGTCTCCCCTCCTGACACGACAATGATCCAGAGGCCTTGTCCCTTCATACCTCTCCCTAGTCCAGTGACAACCATTGCTACTGCAATCGACTTAAATCCAGCAGTCTCCAGCCCCATGACTGACTCCTGTAGTCCCATTTGTTCCATGTGCAATCCCACCGCTTCTGACCGGGACACTCTCAGATCCACATCCACGAGTCCTGGCTGCTCTGACAGGGATCccgtctgtgctgctgctcacctcCACCTCTTGGGGGAGTCCTTGTCCCTGATTGGACACCATCTTCAGCAAACAGAT aaaaTGGTGTGCGTGTCCAGCAGCTTGTCTCTGCTCTTGGACTCTCTGCTGTGTGCCCTGGCTCCGATAACCTGCCTCACCGCACAGATACCGGAGCTCAGGAgctgcacacaacacacgcTG GCCTCTACTCTGGAAAACATTGCCTATGTGATGCCTGGGCTGTGA
- the LOC118312497 gene encoding uncharacterized protein LOC118312497 isoform X1: MKRQPAAWRKAEGGSGVDADAESVAPPQLWSLMQSHMFLDRGCSATAPEVTLFYQEAAEATCFTQQTNGEAGLEPKGFVSEMTQQSGYCGTEPELCGVDFLPAYPVCVRGGEEEANPSSVLEYSFYLDDQHGTVMGPVSPPDTTMIQRPCPFIPLPSPVTTIATAIDLNPAVSSPMTDSCSPICSMCNPTASDRDTLRSTSTSPGCSDRDPVCAAAHLHLLGESLSLIGHHLQQTDKMVCVSSSLSLLLDSLLCALAPITCLTAQIPELRSCTQHTLASTLENIAYVMPGL; this comes from the exons ATGAAAAGACAACCGGCAGCATGGCGGAAAGCGGAAGGCGGAAGTGGAGTTGATGCCGATGCAGAAAGCGTCGCTCCACCGCAATTGTGGTCGCTTATGCAAAGTCATATGTTTCTTGACAGAGGTTGCTCGGCAACGGCTCCGGAGGTGACGCTCTTTTATCAGGAAGCAGCCGAAGCGACGTGTTTCACTCAG CAGACGAATGGTGAAGCAGGCCTG GAACCAAAAGGCTTCGTCAGCGAGATGACACAACAGTCTG GTTATTGTGGAACTGAACCTGAACTCTGTGGAGTGGACTTCCTGCCTGCCTATCCAGTCTGCgtgcgaggaggagaagaagag GCGAATCCAAGCTCCGTGCTCGAGTACTCGTTCTATCTAGATGACCAGCACGGCACCGTCATGGGACCCGTCTCCCCTCCTGACACGACAATGATCCAGAGGCCTTGTCCCTTCATACCTCTCCCTAGTCCAGTGACAACCATTGCTACTGCAATCGACTTAAATCCAGCAGTCTCCAGCCCCATGACTGACTCCTGTAGTCCCATTTGTTCCATGTGCAATCCCACCGCTTCTGACCGGGACACTCTCAGATCCACATCCACGAGTCCTGGCTGCTCTGACAGGGATCccgtctgtgctgctgctcacctcCACCTCTTGGGGGAGTCCTTGTCCCTGATTGGACACCATCTTCAGCAAACAGAT aaaaTGGTGTGCGTGTCCAGCAGCTTGTCTCTGCTCTTGGACTCTCTGCTGTGTGCCCTGGCTCCGATAACCTGCCTCACCGCACAGATACCGGAGCTCAGGAgctgcacacaacacacgcTG GCCTCTACTCTGGAAAACATTGCCTATGTGATGCCTGGGCTGTGA
- the LOC118312497 gene encoding HMG box-containing protein 4 isoform X5: MKSTNGWKCVTQAATVELRTKRLRQRDDTTVCAGYCGTEPELCGVDFLPAYPVCVRGGEEEANPSSVLEYSFYLDDQHGTVMGPVSPPDTTMIQRPCPFIPLPSPVTTIATAIDLNPAVSSPMTDSCSPICSMCNPTASDRDTLRSTSTSPGCSDRDPVCAAAHLHLLGESLSLIGHHLQQTDKMVCVSSSLSLLLDSLLCALAPITCLTAQIPELRSCTQHTLASTLENIAYVMPGL; this comes from the exons ATGAAATCCACAAACGGATGGAAATGTGTGACTCAGGCGGCCACAGTCGAACTAA GAACCAAAAGGCTTCGTCAGCGAGATGACACAACAGTCTG TGCAGGTTATTGTGGAACTGAACCTGAACTCTGTGGAGTGGACTTCCTGCCTGCCTATCCAGTCTGCgtgcgaggaggagaagaagag GCGAATCCAAGCTCCGTGCTCGAGTACTCGTTCTATCTAGATGACCAGCACGGCACCGTCATGGGACCCGTCTCCCCTCCTGACACGACAATGATCCAGAGGCCTTGTCCCTTCATACCTCTCCCTAGTCCAGTGACAACCATTGCTACTGCAATCGACTTAAATCCAGCAGTCTCCAGCCCCATGACTGACTCCTGTAGTCCCATTTGTTCCATGTGCAATCCCACCGCTTCTGACCGGGACACTCTCAGATCCACATCCACGAGTCCTGGCTGCTCTGACAGGGATCccgtctgtgctgctgctcacctcCACCTCTTGGGGGAGTCCTTGTCCCTGATTGGACACCATCTTCAGCAAACAGAT aaaaTGGTGTGCGTGTCCAGCAGCTTGTCTCTGCTCTTGGACTCTCTGCTGTGTGCCCTGGCTCCGATAACCTGCCTCACCGCACAGATACCGGAGCTCAGGAgctgcacacaacacacgcTG GCCTCTACTCTGGAAAACATTGCCTATGTGATGCCTGGGCTGTGA
- the LOC118312497 gene encoding uncharacterized protein LOC118312497 isoform X2, with protein sequence MKRQPAAWRKAEGGSGVDADAESVAPPQLWSLMQSHMFLDRGCSATAPEVTLFYQEAAEATCFTQTNGEAGLEPKGFVSEMTQQSGYCGTEPELCGVDFLPAYPVCVRGGEEEANPSSVLEYSFYLDDQHGTVMGPVSPPDTTMIQRPCPFIPLPSPVTTIATAIDLNPAVSSPMTDSCSPICSMCNPTASDRDTLRSTSTSPGCSDRDPVCAAAHLHLLGESLSLIGHHLQQTDKMVCVSSSLSLLLDSLLCALAPITCLTAQIPELRSCTQHTLASTLENIAYVMPGL encoded by the exons ATGAAAAGACAACCGGCAGCATGGCGGAAAGCGGAAGGCGGAAGTGGAGTTGATGCCGATGCAGAAAGCGTCGCTCCACCGCAATTGTGGTCGCTTATGCAAAGTCATATGTTTCTTGACAGAGGTTGCTCGGCAACGGCTCCGGAGGTGACGCTCTTTTATCAGGAAGCAGCCGAAGCGACGTGTTTCACTCAG ACGAATGGTGAAGCAGGCCTG GAACCAAAAGGCTTCGTCAGCGAGATGACACAACAGTCTG GTTATTGTGGAACTGAACCTGAACTCTGTGGAGTGGACTTCCTGCCTGCCTATCCAGTCTGCgtgcgaggaggagaagaagag GCGAATCCAAGCTCCGTGCTCGAGTACTCGTTCTATCTAGATGACCAGCACGGCACCGTCATGGGACCCGTCTCCCCTCCTGACACGACAATGATCCAGAGGCCTTGTCCCTTCATACCTCTCCCTAGTCCAGTGACAACCATTGCTACTGCAATCGACTTAAATCCAGCAGTCTCCAGCCCCATGACTGACTCCTGTAGTCCCATTTGTTCCATGTGCAATCCCACCGCTTCTGACCGGGACACTCTCAGATCCACATCCACGAGTCCTGGCTGCTCTGACAGGGATCccgtctgtgctgctgctcacctcCACCTCTTGGGGGAGTCCTTGTCCCTGATTGGACACCATCTTCAGCAAACAGAT aaaaTGGTGTGCGTGTCCAGCAGCTTGTCTCTGCTCTTGGACTCTCTGCTGTGTGCCCTGGCTCCGATAACCTGCCTCACCGCACAGATACCGGAGCTCAGGAgctgcacacaacacacgcTG GCCTCTACTCTGGAAAACATTGCCTATGTGATGCCTGGGCTGTGA
- the LOC118312497 gene encoding uncharacterized protein LOC118312497 isoform X3, which produces MKRQPAAWRKAEGGSGVDADAESVAPPQLWSLMQSHMFLDRGCSATAPEVTLFYQEAAEATCFTQEPKGFVSEMTQQSGYCGTEPELCGVDFLPAYPVCVRGGEEEANPSSVLEYSFYLDDQHGTVMGPVSPPDTTMIQRPCPFIPLPSPVTTIATAIDLNPAVSSPMTDSCSPICSMCNPTASDRDTLRSTSTSPGCSDRDPVCAAAHLHLLGESLSLIGHHLQQTDKMVCVSSSLSLLLDSLLCALAPITCLTAQIPELRSCTQHTLASTLENIAYVMPGL; this is translated from the exons ATGAAAAGACAACCGGCAGCATGGCGGAAAGCGGAAGGCGGAAGTGGAGTTGATGCCGATGCAGAAAGCGTCGCTCCACCGCAATTGTGGTCGCTTATGCAAAGTCATATGTTTCTTGACAGAGGTTGCTCGGCAACGGCTCCGGAGGTGACGCTCTTTTATCAGGAAGCAGCCGAAGCGACGTGTTTCACTCAG GAACCAAAAGGCTTCGTCAGCGAGATGACACAACAGTCTG GTTATTGTGGAACTGAACCTGAACTCTGTGGAGTGGACTTCCTGCCTGCCTATCCAGTCTGCgtgcgaggaggagaagaagag GCGAATCCAAGCTCCGTGCTCGAGTACTCGTTCTATCTAGATGACCAGCACGGCACCGTCATGGGACCCGTCTCCCCTCCTGACACGACAATGATCCAGAGGCCTTGTCCCTTCATACCTCTCCCTAGTCCAGTGACAACCATTGCTACTGCAATCGACTTAAATCCAGCAGTCTCCAGCCCCATGACTGACTCCTGTAGTCCCATTTGTTCCATGTGCAATCCCACCGCTTCTGACCGGGACACTCTCAGATCCACATCCACGAGTCCTGGCTGCTCTGACAGGGATCccgtctgtgctgctgctcacctcCACCTCTTGGGGGAGTCCTTGTCCCTGATTGGACACCATCTTCAGCAAACAGAT aaaaTGGTGTGCGTGTCCAGCAGCTTGTCTCTGCTCTTGGACTCTCTGCTGTGTGCCCTGGCTCCGATAACCTGCCTCACCGCACAGATACCGGAGCTCAGGAgctgcacacaacacacgcTG GCCTCTACTCTGGAAAACATTGCCTATGTGATGCCTGGGCTGTGA
- the LOC118312497 gene encoding HMG box-containing protein 4 isoform X4, with protein MDVVEAEPDVEAHGTKRPHKEPKGFVSEMTQQSGYCGTEPELCGVDFLPAYPVCVRGGEEEANPSSVLEYSFYLDDQHGTVMGPVSPPDTTMIQRPCPFIPLPSPVTTIATAIDLNPAVSSPMTDSCSPICSMCNPTASDRDTLRSTSTSPGCSDRDPVCAAAHLHLLGESLSLIGHHLQQTDKMVCVSSSLSLLLDSLLCALAPITCLTAQIPELRSCTQHTLASTLENIAYVMPGL; from the exons ATGGATGTGGTGGAAGCAGAGCCAGATGTGGAGGCACACGGCACCAAGAGGCCTCACAAG GAACCAAAAGGCTTCGTCAGCGAGATGACACAACAGTCTG GTTATTGTGGAACTGAACCTGAACTCTGTGGAGTGGACTTCCTGCCTGCCTATCCAGTCTGCgtgcgaggaggagaagaagag GCGAATCCAAGCTCCGTGCTCGAGTACTCGTTCTATCTAGATGACCAGCACGGCACCGTCATGGGACCCGTCTCCCCTCCTGACACGACAATGATCCAGAGGCCTTGTCCCTTCATACCTCTCCCTAGTCCAGTGACAACCATTGCTACTGCAATCGACTTAAATCCAGCAGTCTCCAGCCCCATGACTGACTCCTGTAGTCCCATTTGTTCCATGTGCAATCCCACCGCTTCTGACCGGGACACTCTCAGATCCACATCCACGAGTCCTGGCTGCTCTGACAGGGATCccgtctgtgctgctgctcacctcCACCTCTTGGGGGAGTCCTTGTCCCTGATTGGACACCATCTTCAGCAAACAGAT aaaaTGGTGTGCGTGTCCAGCAGCTTGTCTCTGCTCTTGGACTCTCTGCTGTGTGCCCTGGCTCCGATAACCTGCCTCACCGCACAGATACCGGAGCTCAGGAgctgcacacaacacacgcTG GCCTCTACTCTGGAAAACATTGCCTATGTGATGCCTGGGCTGTGA
- the LOC118312496 gene encoding heme oxygenase: METEMKTQTAAEQMTDRDLSEQIKKVTRESHVRAENTELMLSFQRGQVSLAQYKLLLCSLYAIYQALEEELDKNSNHAGVAPIYFPTELARLESIEKDLEYFYGQDWRDKIVVPAATKRYCHRLRQIGQENPAFLVAHAYTRYLGDLSGGQVLGRIAQKSMGLKGNEGLSFFAFPGVSSPNLFKQLYRSRMNSVELTEEERNGVLEEAVRAFEFNIQVFDDLQTMLKLQNDSTLSKPVKTLQVPGTITNTFPLLRLVLGFFVAVTAVSMGVYAF; this comes from the exons ATGGAGACAGAGATGAAGACTCAGACGGCAGCAGAACAGATGACAGACAG GGATTTGtcggaacaaataaaaaaggtgaCCAGGGAGAGTCACGTCAGGGCAGAAAACACAGAACTGATGCTGAGCTTCCAGAGAGGTCAAGTCAGCCTTGCACAATATAAg cTCCTCCTGTGTTCGCTGTATGCAATCTACCAGGCCTTGGAGGAAGAGCTGGACAAGAACTCCAACCACGCCGGTGTCGCACCCATTTACTTCCCCACTGAGCTGGCCAGGCTGGAGTCCATTGAGAAAGACCTGGAATATTTCTACGGCCAAGACTGGAGGGACAAGATCGTCGTGCCTGCAGCCACTAAAAGATACTGTCACAGACTTCGACAG attGGTCAAGAAAACCCTGCATTTCTAGTTGCTCACGCTTACACCCGGTACCTCGGTGACCTGTCCGGAGGGCAGGTCCTGGGTCGAATCGCCCAGAAGTCCATGGGGCTTAAGGGCAACGAGGGTCTGTCGTTCTTTGCCTTCCCCGGAGTCTCCAGCCCCAACCTGTTCAAGCAGCTCTACCGCAGCCGAATGAACAGCGTggagctgacggaggaggagaggaacggcGTGCTGGAGGAGGCCGTCAGAGCCTTTGAGTTCAACATTCAG GTCTTTGATGATTTACAGACGATGCTGAAGCTGCAGAATGATTCAACACTCTCTAAACCAGTAAAGACGCTCCAGGTCCCTGGAACCATTACCAACACGTTCCCTCTGCTGAGGCTGGTCCTGGGATTCTTTGTGGCTGTAACTGCTGTCAGTATGGGAGTCTACGCTTTTTAG
- the rnf11a gene encoding RING finger protein 11a, which produces MGNCLFSQGADDLSLLNESEGGSLPGEPPPPYQEQPVYHPTPGQSRLASQLTEEEQVRIAQRIGLIHHLPRGVFDFGSDPTDKKVKECVICMMDFEYAAPIRFLPCLHIYHVDCIDPWLMRSFTCPSCMEPVDAALLSSYETN; this is translated from the exons ATGGGGAACTGTCTGTTTTCCCAAGGCGCGGATGACCTGTCGCTGCTGAACGAGTCGGAGGGGGGCAGCCTGCCCGGAGAGCCTCCGCCGCCCTACCAG GAACAACCCGTGTACCATCCCACCCCGGGTCAGAGTCGCCTGGCCAGCCAGCTgaccgaggaggagcaggtccGCATCGCCCAGCGCATCGGCCTCATCCACCACCTGCCCAGAGGAGTCTTCGACTTCGGCTCCGACCCTACTgacaagaaagtgaaaga gtGTGTGATCTGCATGATGGACTTTGAGTATGCCGCTCCCATCCGGTTCTTGCCCTGCCTTCACATCTACCACGTGGACTGCATTGACCCCTGGCTGATGCGCTCCTTCACCTGCCCCTCCTGCATGGAGCCGGTAGACGCAGCCCTGCTGTCCTCTTATGAAACCAACTGA
- the LOC118312500 gene encoding velvet complex subunit 2 isoform X1, whose product MSGRAVAGEGADANKDTALLPPPPLPPPQPGSWAPKTHLKPQDAAMPYNIHPPIQETNPTAGALPDAQGEEAPPIFQEQDGQEDNHSDSEEICPPVQETDPAPQACHDPQVTEQQDEQSTHMDLAGEGRLA is encoded by the exons ATGTCGGGCCGTGCGGTGGCCGGTGAAGGGGCCGATGCCAACAAG GACACAGCTCTTCTGCCACCACCGCCTCTGCCACCGCCTCAGCCAGGAAGCTGGGCTCCCAAAACCCACCTGAAACCTCAGGACGCTGCAATGCCTTATAACATTCACCCTCCCATCCAGGAGACAAATCCGACAGCGGGGGCGCTACCTGATGCTCAG GGTGAAGAAGCTCCACCGATATTCCAAGAGCAAGATGGACAAGAAGACAATCACTCTGACAGTGAAGAGATATGCCCTCCGGTGCAGGAAACTGACCCTGCACCACAGGCGTGTCACGACCCACAG GTCACAGAGCAGCAAGATGAACAATCCACTCACATGGACCTGGCTGGAGAAGGCCGATTGGCCTGA
- the LOC118312500 gene encoding velvet complex subunit 2 isoform X2, with product MDTALLPPPPLPPPQPGSWAPKTHLKPQDAAMPYNIHPPIQETNPTAGALPDAQGEEAPPIFQEQDGQEDNHSDSEEICPPVQETDPAPQACHDPQVTEQQDEQSTHMDLAGEGRLA from the exons Atg GACACAGCTCTTCTGCCACCACCGCCTCTGCCACCGCCTCAGCCAGGAAGCTGGGCTCCCAAAACCCACCTGAAACCTCAGGACGCTGCAATGCCTTATAACATTCACCCTCCCATCCAGGAGACAAATCCGACAGCGGGGGCGCTACCTGATGCTCAG GGTGAAGAAGCTCCACCGATATTCCAAGAGCAAGATGGACAAGAAGACAATCACTCTGACAGTGAAGAGATATGCCCTCCGGTGCAGGAAACTGACCCTGCACCACAGGCGTGTCACGACCCACAG GTCACAGAGCAGCAAGATGAACAATCCACTCACATGGACCTGGCTGGAGAAGGCCGATTGGCCTGA